ctgaataaattatgttacaaaaaaattcggTGCTCATAAACACAGATCTTACACTCTACCAACTTACTACCTACTTTGTACTTACTAAACGTCAGAAGTGAAGCCTGACAAATTCGCTAACTAATCCCAAGGTTAGGCGTTTttcttacttataaaaaaaatgtcaatggTCCTGATAGCccccttaaaatattatattaaaattgccgaatcattttaatttaatttattccggttttcagttcattatttttatgaaaatccgGAATatttacactgttaaaattctggttaatttttattataagaaacaaataatatatNcctgaagcggtgacgtacacagaagcaccataaagaaaagagaccgtaggtgaaaaatcgctatactaatacattgaaaaaattatatggtacaTGGGCCAAAGTAAGTGTTCAAAGTTTCTGCCACCGGCTACAATGTACACCTCAAATCTCCGGGGCATGGACATTCGAGCATTCTTCAATACTCCAGGCATATCTCGCAGGCAGCTACTGCGACTCTTGCGACCAGCGTTATCAACAGGCGTGTCATAAACCAGTGTTTTCATATGACTCCAGAAATCAAGACATGATAGGCCGGGAGACCGAGGaggccatataattttttcaatgtattattatagcgatttttcacCTACGGTCTCctttctttatggtgcttctgtgtacgtcaccgcttcaggaaagcatttccgaccccacattgctatatgatttcgagtcgtcaggatgccccctacccctcttagaagttctgaaacgcttaactgagacaccctgtatataaatatattatttacatactAGTTCTCTATCGCTCTACTATTAGTAAATTGAATACTACGGTGGTCAGTACTCGCGACTTCGTGGTTTCAGTTGGCACTTATTTATGTATAACGTATATGTTTGTTATGAATGTATTTCTTTCGCCGaacattatgttattttatttttattgttttgattttatttattctttttcagttttactTTTCTGTCTATTCAATGTAATGAAATCTCAGGAAGAATCTACAGGCCTTCCTACGGTAACAGTGAGAggctttctaaattttaaaacgacaGTCGATGGAACAGTGATTGTCTTCACTCCCGTATCGGAGATGCATCCGCCGTCGCCTGTAAAGATGCATCCTCCGTCAACTACCTCCGCACCCTCCATGAATAACGAAGGTCTGGATGAAGACGTGTCGTTTGCATCACCTCCTCAGAATTCCATCGAACCTCTGAAAACGCACAGTCCCAGCGAAAACGTTCTGGAAAACAAAATGGAAGAATCCTTTCTACCTCACATATCCGATAACGCAGTCTTACCACCCCCTCCTCATAacgataaaattaaatctaaatcttCATCGAATCAATTTCCTACCGGATTAGTGACTGTCCTAGGGAGTACATCTGTTGACGGTAGCTCAACAGCTGTTCACGAAACTAAAGTGATTGGCACATACATCGATGGAAAGTACGCCCAAATACTTCAGAGTACATCCCGCGTGCTTCTCGAATCCGAGTTGAAGACCCCACACATGGTGAGCTATTCTACAATCGATCGAAGTTACAGTACTTGGCCAGTTTCAATAATGAATGACGTATCTTCAGACGATAGGGCAGTTTCTTTGTCAACAAACACTGATCCCACATCATTTTCAGTAAAACCTACTACTGATCCCatatcattttcaataaaaggtACTACTGATTCCACATCATTTACTGTAAAAGGTACTCCATCTACTGATGAATCCACTGTTTCATCGTCGATTGTTCTCGTGACTTCATCATTCGAAATGACACCGTTGACGACTGCTACGACTCAGTCCACGAAGGTTTCTGACCCAAAGACAATCAGCGTCCCGCTCTCCCCGACGGTTTCAAAGGAAAAGACATTCGACGTCCCGCTCTCCCCGACGCTCACCTTGTCACAGCAGGAAAGCCTATCATCAAGTACAGGTCCATCTAAAACTTTGATTTCATCATCCAAAGTCAAAAATACACCAGAACTTGAGTCTTCAGTCTTGTTGCGCTCGTCGTTCGACATCGTGTATTCTTCCTCTGTAGCAACGACGGAAACTTTGGAGACAGCAAAGAAGACGACCCCTTCGCTGCCACCTGTTGCTTCTATCACTTTCTCTGAAGATGATAATATGGTTCCAACAGTCATAAAAAGTTACAGAAATAGTAGTACTACCTCAAGAACGAGATTTCCATCATTTCGAAGACCCTCTCAGACGGTAAGTCATACAAAATGTATGgatggttttatattttattttataaacgtcgttgaacagccgacccaatttttgggattacgccgatgttcaactccgtagccttgtcattttgaaccaaacCAGAAGATAaagaaactcctgaatcagaaCCCTCAGacgtatgatttgttatgggaacatggaggactttgtgaccccgacagattcaacgtgcatcaatcaccatttactgcacggaGAGTCTACGACCggcctgggatcgaacccacgaactcttggacatgggcccagtgccctaccaaccaagctatccGGTCCCATCTATGGATGGTTAATCGTGTAGAGCTAAGCACAGATGGCGCTAGGGGTCAAAATTCGTCGTAAGACTTCTGGGTTACTACTTCCGATTTATTTTTACGCCTAAACTTAAAAAAGGGTGCCATCCAATATTATAATACTTGCAGTGTTTACAatataactcattttttttaaacttaaatttcaacgaaacaaacaacaaagGAATTCGGATGACTCCGCAAGCTGGCTATAATGTTACCCAAAAGCTAGCAAACGgtgctattttacacaaaaaaagcaaaattggaaataacactcaaaacatggtTAACCTTACGTTTTATTTATgatgtgatatttattttattaaatttattttaggctCATAACcagtttaaatgtataaattaccGGAAGCTCTTATGAAAGGTAAAATTACGcttcaatttaaacatacatCACATTAGTAAAACTGAAAAGTCTGGAGAATTCCTAGAAAAGTTTGTTCACACATCGTCTCGCAACAGAGCCGGATTAtgcctttcgtaggccctaggcacagtcgtttttgggccctcccctccttcccccctcctcccctcttttcaaaatatatgctaaaattttcttgcatatttttttttacattttagtaatatggattttaatttacaaatttgtttatcgaactttatctgcaataccggcatactgccgatattgcagctgatatcgataataccattatgattagttcgatcgataactatgtaaacacttcacgtcaacaatacaacaacaaatcagcaaagaaaacagtgaaattgatagtgagattaattacaagaaatatttatactacaaATAGCTTCATAGTTTTCATGATACTACTATGATAACTAAGTGAAGGAAATTAACATTGTCAAAAgttaatcttttgaaattattgataaataaatttgcaaggtAGGTTAAATGTTTACTAATAGAAAAANCCTAGACCGATAATCACCCCTTTTAACCACAAATTGAAGCAGAAGGGGGAAAGCATACCTTTTGTCCGACCCTCGACACTTTTGGTAGCATCTTTCTAAAATGTGTCTGCCGCTTGAAGTAAGAAACTAAGAGAGaggggaaaataatttattaccaaaaaatattatatttttatttgtatcttcataattttgtgcaaaatacacttattgtttttaaggctaaattatttttgtcaacaaattttttctcccaagtttttcgttggcccctgaatttcgtaggccctaggcacgtgcctagtttgcctataggttaatccggccctgtcTCGTAAGCATaaaagcataacataagcggagggatacaccggaagttatctaaatttcttcttgttttaggaagcttgttattgtttacattcagttaACCATCCAtacattggaatttttttttgtatcttctTCTTCTACTAATATTCTTTTGCCATTACATCTTTTTCCTCtacttccttcttttttttagtgcAATTGCAGGGTTTCAGCagtctttaaaaagttttagaaattgtAGTAAATTTCCAGTTAATGCTAgaagacaatttttattttaatataccacTTTATCGTTAAGCGGTTTAGAAGCTGGAAGTTTCATGCACTTTCTTtgggaaaaatttcttaatggtgataacaaagaaattaaaatatagacatatgttttattttcgctatagcttttcaaatttttcaagtcCCGCGAGAACCCAGATTCGAAGAGTTTGAagactaaaattcaaattgtaaaggagaaaggaaaaaaaattattcctaaaatgaattttgtgaaaaacacTCATCATGTTAGAAATAG
This window of the Parasteatoda tepidariorum isolate YZ-2023 chromosome 4, CAS_Ptep_4.0, whole genome shotgun sequence genome carries:
- the LOC107447412 gene encoding mucin-2 isoform X1, with the translated sequence MNLKYMPLQRIHCLSCLFLLFCLFNVMKSQEESTGLPTVTVRGFLNFKTTVDGTVIVFTPVSEMHPPSPVKMHPPSTTSAPSMNNEGLDEDVSFASPPQNSIEPLKTHSPSENVLENKMEESFLPHISDNAVLPPPPHNDKIKSKSSSNQFPTGLVTVLGSTSVDGSSTAVHETKVIGTYIDGKYAQILQSTSRVLLESELKTPHMVSYSTIDRSYSTWPVSIMNDVSSDDRAVSLSTNTDPTSFSVKPTTDPISFSIKGTTDSTSFTVKGTPSTDESTVSSSIVLVTSSFEMTPLTTATTQSTKVSDPKTISVPLSPTVSKEKTFDVPLSPTLTLSQQESLSSSTGPSKTLISSSKVKNTPELESSVLLRSSFDIVYSSSVATTETLETAKKTTPSLPPVASITFSEDDNMVPTVIKSYRNSSTTSRTRFPSFRRPSQTVRLNRFKVKLNLRQDSHDDESFPADDEDLDEEQIEMESENVAPTIDPAKVVFQETTITSQVTLHVGRRKSIRILTITTSVPLTVHPTDIQDMTSLEDEESDPYHHVETRTFTSTERALKTSIVPVYDGKTTSYHKVTESFFIMKYITAYRTLPIGGEVTLLENEQPDDTTLDAAAANIQPSVTQSPPEQFSTQQPSGNPPLSNPFLSLGHALSNNPLAAVYLGLQQLNAQMTLYSTITDTSTYVTTETFYNTKTVRFYDGRANKFRTVSEPTSTKKVTMTTTVTSLQPYLNTQALQQQQHLQQFIAPTRQEPQFNTITSTYTTVSTATSLSTRIYTLIYNGFSTKFRTVTSTSTYPTTVVVTSTTKVPLVATAAPFAYPYSS
- the LOC107447412 gene encoding mucin-2 isoform X2 — its product is MKSQEESTGLPTVTVRGFLNFKTTVDGTVIVFTPVSEMHPPSPVKMHPPSTTSAPSMNNEGLDEDVSFASPPQNSIEPLKTHSPSENVLENKMEESFLPHISDNAVLPPPPHNDKIKSKSSSNQFPTGLVTVLGSTSVDGSSTAVHETKVIGTYIDGKYAQILQSTSRVLLESELKTPHMVSYSTIDRSYSTWPVSIMNDVSSDDRAVSLSTNTDPTSFSVKPTTDPISFSIKGTTDSTSFTVKGTPSTDESTVSSSIVLVTSSFEMTPLTTATTQSTKVSDPKTISVPLSPTVSKEKTFDVPLSPTLTLSQQESLSSSTGPSKTLISSSKVKNTPELESSVLLRSSFDIVYSSSVATTETLETAKKTTPSLPPVASITFSEDDNMVPTVIKSYRNSSTTSRTRFPSFRRPSQTVRLNRFKVKLNLRQDSHDDESFPADDEDLDEEQIEMESENVAPTIDPAKVVFQETTITSQVTLHVGRRKSIRILTITTSVPLTVHPTDIQDMTSLEDEESDPYHHVETRTFTSTERALKTSIVPVYDGKTTSYHKVTESFFIMKYITAYRTLPIGGEVTLLENEQPDDTTLDAAAANIQPSVTQSPPEQFSTQQPSGNPPLSNPFLSLGHALSNNPLAAVYLGLQQLNAQMTLYSTITDTSTYVTTETFYNTKTVRFYDGRANKFRTVSEPTSTKKVTMTTTVTSLQPYLNTQALQQQQHLQQFIAPTRQEPQFNTITSTYTTVSTATSLSTRIYTLIYNGFSTKFRTVTSTSTYPTTVVVTSTTKVPLVATAAPFAYPYSS